Proteins encoded together in one Onychomys torridus chromosome 1, mOncTor1.1, whole genome shotgun sequence window:
- the LOC118576723 gene encoding LOW QUALITY PROTEIN: myeloid cell surface antigen CD33-like (The sequence of the model RefSeq protein was modified relative to this genomic sequence to represent the inferred CDS: inserted 2 bases in 1 codon) has product MEVLGMVLVQEGLCVLVPCTFTGPNTYSVQVYGSWFHTGADTSQDSAVATNNPEQQVLKETRGRFHLIGNMQSNNCSLDIRDAQRGDNGSYFFMGKQQGKSQRSSCGKPVSVHVTALTYNPHILXHWSLEPGCPRTLTCSVPWACERGTPPIFSWMSAALTSLGPRTTLSSVLTLTPRPQDHGTNLTCQVTFPGAGVTVERTIQLNVTYNSSPKSPSAGNPGRKSASGVILGAIGDAGVTALLSISICLIFFIVKAHRKKAARTAVSMSHMRPTVESLSQCQQQDSKVHSHAEDPTLGTEQEVHYASLSIVQVHRSVPRKETSLLCRDRDPLRNHQEHQLLARILCPLWLIFRDFPSYTSEVSAEAKSLLIPL; this is encoded by the exons ATGGAAGTGTTGGGGATGGTGCTGgtacaggagggtctctgtgtcCTGGTGCCCTGCACATTCACCGGTCCTAACACCTATTCTGTTCAAGTTTATGGCTCCTGGTTCCACACAGGGGCTGATACAAGTCAAGACTCCGCAGTGGCCACAAACAACCCAGAACAGCAAGTGCTGAAGGAGACCCGGGGCCGATTCCACCTCATAGGGAACATGCAGAGCAACAACTGTTCCCTGGATATCAGAGATGCCCAAAGGGGTGATAACGGTTCCTACTTCTTCATGGGAAAGCAGCAAGGAAAGTCACAGAGGAGTTCCTGTGGGAAGCCAGTGTCTGTGCATGTGACAG CCCTCACATACAATCCCCACATCCT ccactggagcctggagcctggctgtcccagaacccTGACCTGCTCTGTGCCCTGGGCCTGTGAGAGGGGGACACCTCCTATCTTCTCCTGGATGTCAGCTGCTCTCACCTCCCTGGGCCCAAGGACCACTCTCTCCTCAGTGCTGACCCTCACACCCAGGCCTCAGGACCATGGCACCAACCTCACCTGTCAGGTTACCTTTCCTGGAGCTGGTGTGACTGTGGAAAGGACCATCCAGCTCAATGTCACCT ATAACAGCTCACCTAAGTCTCCTTCAGCAGGGAACCCAGGAAGAAAATCAGCTTCAGGAGTGATTCTGGGAGCCATCGGGGATGCTGGTGTCACAGCTctgctctccatctccatctgccTCATCTTCTTCAT AGTAAAGGCACACAGAAAGAAAGCAGCCAGGACTGCAGTGAGCATGAGCCACATGCGCCCCACTGTTGAGTCACTTTCCCAG TGTCAACAGCAAGACTCAAAGGTTCACAGCCATGCCGAGGACCCCACCTTGGGGACAGAGCAAGAAGTACACTATGCGTCCCTCAGCATAGTACAAGTTCACAGGTCAGTGCCTCGGAAGGAAACCTCTCTACTATGTAGAGATAGGGACCCATTGAGGAACCATCAAGAACATCAACTCTTAGCCAGAATACTGTGTCCTCTGTGGCTGATTTTCAGAGATTTTCCATCATACACATCTGAGGTTTCTGCTGAAGCAAAGTCTCTCTTAATTCCCTTGTGA
- the LOC118575535 gene encoding LOW QUALITY PROTEIN: uncharacterized protein LOC118575535 (The sequence of the model RefSeq protein was modified relative to this genomic sequence to represent the inferred CDS: inserted 1 base in 1 codon; deleted 2 bases in 2 codons; substituted 3 bases at 3 genomic stop codons) produces SRLTGLLESIMFSHQPTWDDCQQLLGVLFTTEEKERILLEARKLVPGPDRRPTQLPNLIDEHFPLRRPTWDPNTPEGREHLSLYRQTLMAGLHAAARRPTNLAKVGEVLQGSEEPPSAFLERLMEAYRRYTPFDPQSEELRGAVSMAFIGQSATDIRRKLQRLDGLQGLSLRDLVKEAEKVYYKQETTEEKEARLEKQREEREKHRQKRQNRDLTRILAAAVRDGPGPRGRGGGRGGHPPLGPNQCAYCKEEGHWVRECPKKQKGRGQQVLALGDXGSQGSDPLPELQVTFEVEGPPVDFEVDTGAVYSGILHPLGPLSTRKSLVQGANGSRERPWTTQRTVNLGKGTVQHSFLVLPDCPALLLGRDLLTKLGAQISFTSRGPELKFAPPKVGDLHLLTLELPAAEEYQLYGAVAKASVATVSPNNKEWIHRFPNTWAETGGLGLAKEQPPVVVTLKPTAVPVRLRQYPLSREAREGIKPHIKRFLELGILKPCQSEWNTPLLPVRKPGTDDYRPVQDLREVNSWVIDIHPTVPDPYNLLSTLPPERNWYTVLDLKDAFFCLPLRPDSPKLFAFEWSDPEGGGTGQLTWNRLPQGFKNSLTIFNEALHXDLREYRETTPDVTLLQYVDDLLLTAETRDACKQGTEKLLDTLASLGYRASAKKAQICRNKVIFLGYSLEGGKRWLMDAHKXTVASIPAPTDCRQLHEFLGAVGFCQLWIPGFAAITEPFSPLLKEKTPFVWQEEHQAVFEKLKRALLSAPALTLPDVSKPFTLYLHEKGGVAVGVLVQALGPWKRPTTYLSKRLDSVARGWLTCLRAVAATAILVRDADKLTLGQHLTVIAPHALESIVCQPPDRWLSNARATYYQTTLLDRDRITFGPPSILNPATLLPIAKQGEEGVPVHDCGAILAEKNRVRTDLTDQPPANPDLIWYTDGSSFLNEGQRRGGVAVVDKNKVIWSSSLPEGTSAQKAELIALTQALTMAASKRATIYTDIWYAFATAHVHGAIYRERGLLTSAGKEIKNKKKIEALLDAVMLLRALAIVHCPGHQKGDSPIVVGNRRADQEAREAALRGTRHLIVHLSPPESLVSEEPSSPESLKDTLERIHKLTHLGSRKLVQLTEENKTHSPSERKRMAEKVIADCQACQQVNAYPGRLAPGKRLRGSRPGQHWEVDFTEIQPAKYGLRYLLVFVDTFTGWVEAYPTKKETAAIVAKXNPGRNLPK; encoded by the exons tcccgcctaactggactcctagagtccatcatgttttcccaccagcctacgtgggacgattgccagcaacttctgggggtccttttcaccacagaagaaaaggaacgcatcctcctggaagctaggaagttggtCCCTGGACCGGACAGGCggccaactcagctccccaatctcattgatgagCACTTTCCCCTGCGGCGCCCAACATGGGATCCGAAcactccggaaggtagggagcatctgtccctctatcgccagactctaatggcaggtctccatgcggcggccagaaggcccactaatttggctaaggtaggcgaggttcttcaagggtctgaagag cccccctctgcctttcttgagagactcatggaagcatatagaaggtatacaccctttgacccacagtcagaggaactgaggggagcagtgagcatggcctttatagggcagtctgccacagatatacGGCGGAAGTTGCAAAGATTAGACGGATTACAAGGGCTGAGCCTGAGGGACCtggttaaagaggcagaaaaagtctattataagcaagagaccacagaagaaaaagaggctcggttagaaaaacaaagagaagaaagagaaaaacatcgGCAAAAACGCCAAAATCGGGATCTAACACGGATTCTTGCAGCCGCAGTAAGAGACGGGCCGGGGCCACGGGGG CGAGGAGGAGGTCGGGGAGGCCATCCTCCTTTGGGACCAAATCAATGCGCCTACTGCAAAGAGGAAGGTCATTGGGTCAGAGAATGcccgaagaagcagaaagggcgaGGCCAGCAGGTCCTCgcccttggggactgagggagtcagggttCAGACCCCCTCCCTGAACTCCAGGTAACGTTTGAAGTGGAGGGGCccccagtggactttgaggtggacacgggggcagtctattcagGCATCctgcatccactaggccctctgtctacccgaaagtcactggtccaaggagcaaatggaagcagagagagaccctggaccacccagagaacagtcaacttgggaaaaggtactgtgcaacattcttttctggtcttacctgACTGTCCGGCACTGCTATTAGGTAGAGACCTCCTGacaaaactgggagctcagatctcctttacctctcggggcccagaattaaaatttgcccccccgaaagtaggggacctccatctcctcacgctagaactcccagctgctgaggaataccAGTTGTATGGAGCGGTGGCAaaagcctctgtagccactgtttcacCGAACAACAAGGAGTGGATTCATAGGTTCCCTAACacgtgggcagagacagggggcctTGGACTGGCTAAGGAGCAACCCCCAGTGGTGGTCACCCTCAAACCCACTGCGGTACCCGTGCGTTTAAGACAATACCCGCTTAGTCGAGAAGCCCGAGAAGgcataaaaccccacatcaagaggtttctggaactgggcatactgaaaccatgtcaatcagagtggaatactccgctcctgccggtaaggaagccaggaacagatgactacagaccagtccaggacctgagagaagtaaaCTCCTGGGTAATAGACATTCACCCTACAGTGCCCGACCCTTACAACCTCTTGAGTACCTTACCTCCAGAGCGCAACTGGTATACTGTTCTGGATTTAAAGGATGCTtttttttgcctccccctccGCCCCGATTCTCCaaagctctttgcctttgaatggtcagaccctgagggaggggggacagggcaacTGACATGGAACAGACTTCCACAAGGATTTAAGAATTCTCTAACTATCTTCAATGAGGCCCTACACTGAGACCTTCGGGAGTATCGAGAGACCAcccctgatgtcaccctcctCCAGTATGTGGATGATCTACTCCTGACAGCTGAGACTCGGGACGCCTGCaaacaagggactgagaaacttctggataccctggccagcctggggtatagGGCGTCTGCCAAGAAGGCACAGATCTGCCGaaacaaagtcatcttcctcggttactccttggagggaggaaagaggtggCTCATGGACGCCCACAAGTGAACCGTGGCCAGCATACCGGCTCCAACGGACTGCCGGCAGTTACATGAATTCCTGGGCGCAGTTGGGTTCTGCCAGCTTTGGATTCCAGGGTTCGCTGCCATCACAGAGCCCTTCTctcccttgttaaaagaaaagaccccctttgtctggcaggaaGAACACCAGGCCGTATTCGAAAAGTTAAAGAGGGCGCTCTTATCCGCTCCGGCACTCACTCTCCCGGACGTGAGTAAACCCTTCACTTTGTACTTGCATGAGAAGGGTGGGGTGGCGGTCGGCGTCCTAGTACAAGCCCTTGGTCCGTGGAAAAGACCAACCACTTACCTATCCAAGCGGCTAGATTCTGTGGCCAGGGGATGGCTGACCTGCCTTAGGGCAGTGGCTGCAACAGCCATACTGGTGCGGGATgcggacaaattaactttgggacagcatctgactgttatagctccccatgcattggagagcattgtctGCCAGCCGCCTGACCGATGGCTTAGCAATGCTCGGGCCACATATTATCAGACGACTCTTCTGGACCGGGACCGCATCACCTTCGGGCCCCCATCCATTCTAAACCCGGCCACCCTCCTTCCAATTGctaaacaaggagaggagggggtgccGGTTCACgactgtggtgccattctggcGGAAAAAAACAGGGTCCGGACAGATTTAACGGACCAACCGCCggccaaccctgacctgatatggtatacagatggcagcagtttcctaaatgagggccagcggAGAGGGGGAGTggcagtagtggacaaaaataaggtcatctggtctagcagcctcccagagggaacctcgGCTCAAAAAGCCGAATTGATTGCGCTCACCCAAGCACTTACCATGGCAGCCAGTAAACGGGCTACTATCTACACAGACATCTGGTATGCATTTGCAaccgcgcatgtgcatggggccatatacagggagaggggactgttaacttcagccggaaaagaaattaaaaataaaaaaaaaatcgagGCATTATTAGATGCTGTCATGCTGCTTCGCGCACTGGCCATCGTGCACTGCCCAGGGCACCAGAAAGGTGACTCCCCAATTGTGGTCGGAAACCGGAGGGCTGACCAGGAAGCAAGGGAAGCAGCTCTCCGAGGCACCAGGCACCTGATAGTCCACCTATCACCCCCTGAAAGCCTGGTCTCTGAAGAACCCTCATCCCCGGAATCCCTGAAGGACACGCTGGAGCGAATCCACAAGCTGACCCATCTGGGTAGCCGAAAGTTAGTTcaactcactgaagaaaataaaactcactccCCGTCTGAAAGGAAGCGGATGGCAGAGAAAGTGATAGCGgactgccaagcctgccaacagGTTAATGCATACCCTGGTCGGTTGGCTCCTGGAAAGAGGCTACGAGGAAGTCGGCCTGGCCAACATTGGGAAGTAGATTTCACTGAAATACAGCCGGCTAAATATGGCCTAAGgtatttactagtgtttgtagacacctttacaggatgggtagaagcctaccccaccaaaaaggagactgcagcaatagtcgcta aaaatcctggaagaaatcttcccaag